A window of Streptomyces sp. SAI-127 contains these coding sequences:
- the hpnH gene encoding adenosyl-hopene transferase HpnH, translated as MAMPLRQSIKVATYLAEQKLRKRDKFPLIVELEPLFACNLKCEGCGKIQHPAGVLKQRMPVAQAVGAVLESGAPMVSIAGGEPLMHPQIDEIVRQLVAKKKYVFLCTNAMLLRKKMDKFKPSPYFAFAVHIDGLRERHDESVAKEGVFDEAVEAIKEAKKRGFRVTTNSTFFNTDTPQTIIEVLNFLNDDLKVDEMMISPAYAYEKAPDQEHFLGVEQTRELFKKAFAGGNRKKWRLNHSPLFLDFLEGKVDFPCTAWAIPNYSLFGWQRPCYLMSDGYVPTYRELIEETDWDKYGRGKDPRCANCMAHCGYEPTAVLATMGSLKESLRAMRETVSGNRE; from the coding sequence ATGGCCATGCCGCTGCGCCAGTCCATCAAGGTCGCTACATACTTGGCCGAACAAAAGCTCCGCAAGCGGGACAAGTTCCCGCTGATCGTGGAGCTGGAGCCTCTCTTCGCGTGCAATCTCAAATGCGAGGGCTGCGGCAAGATCCAGCATCCTGCGGGTGTCCTCAAGCAGCGCATGCCGGTGGCGCAGGCCGTCGGGGCGGTGTTGGAGTCCGGTGCGCCGATGGTGTCCATCGCCGGCGGTGAGCCGCTGATGCATCCTCAGATCGACGAGATCGTGCGGCAGTTGGTGGCGAAGAAGAAGTACGTCTTCCTCTGCACCAACGCCATGCTGCTGCGCAAGAAGATGGACAAGTTCAAGCCCTCCCCCTACTTCGCCTTCGCGGTGCACATCGACGGGCTGCGTGAGCGGCACGACGAGTCCGTGGCGAAGGAGGGGGTGTTCGACGAGGCGGTGGAGGCGATCAAGGAGGCCAAGAAGCGCGGCTTCCGGGTCACCACCAACTCGACCTTCTTCAACACCGACACCCCGCAGACCATCATCGAGGTGCTCAACTTCCTCAACGACGACCTCAAGGTCGACGAGATGATGATCTCGCCCGCCTACGCCTACGAGAAGGCGCCCGACCAGGAGCACTTCCTGGGCGTGGAGCAGACCCGCGAGCTGTTCAAGAAGGCCTTCGCGGGCGGCAACCGCAAGAAGTGGCGGCTCAACCACTCCCCGCTCTTCCTGGACTTCCTGGAGGGCAAGGTCGACTTCCCGTGCACGGCCTGGGCGATCCCGAACTACTCCCTGTTCGGCTGGCAGCGGCCCTGCTACCTGATGAGCGACGGGTACGTCCCGACGTACCGCGAACTCATCGAGGAGACCGACTGGGACAAGTACGGCCGCGGCAAGGACCCGCGCTGCGCCAACTGCATGGCCCACTGCGGCTACGAGCCCACCGCCGTCCTCGCCACCATGGGCTCGCTCAAGGAGTCGCTGCGCGCCATGCGCGAGACGGTCTCCGGAAACCGCGAGTAG
- a CDS encoding 1-hydroxy-2-methyl-2-butenyl 4-diphosphate reductase: MSTRPATAPLLIACALGIEHLALRTGDRGGAGGPVTLLRTGMGPQAAERSVTRRLADRALAGAAVLATGFCAGLAPGMHPGDLVVAEETRDPDGTVPCVETDLLVKELVRAVPGRTVHTGPLTGSDHVVRGHERSDLLATGAIAVDMESAATLLSAVRAGEHPVAAVRVVVDAPEHELVRIGTVRGGISAFRVLRSVLPAFHEWHRSLLLPRR, encoded by the coding sequence ATGAGCACCCGGCCCGCCACCGCCCCGCTGCTGATCGCCTGTGCTCTCGGCATCGAGCACCTCGCCCTGCGCACCGGCGACCGCGGCGGGGCCGGCGGGCCGGTCACCCTGCTCAGGACGGGCATGGGCCCCCAGGCGGCGGAACGGTCCGTCACCCGGCGCCTGGCCGACCGCGCGCTCGCCGGGGCCGCCGTCCTGGCCACCGGCTTCTGCGCGGGGCTCGCCCCCGGGATGCACCCCGGCGATCTGGTGGTCGCCGAGGAGACCCGGGATCCGGACGGAACCGTTCCGTGTGTGGAGACCGACCTACTGGTCAAGGAGCTCGTACGGGCCGTACCGGGACGTACCGTGCACACCGGACCGCTCACCGGCTCCGATCACGTCGTCCGTGGTCACGAGCGGTCGGATCTGCTCGCGACCGGCGCGATCGCGGTCGACATGGAGTCCGCCGCCACGCTCCTGAGCGCCGTGCGGGCGGGCGAGCACCCTGTTGCGGCCGTCCGGGTGGTCGTGGATGCTCCAGAACATGAACTCGTCCGGATCGGCACGGTACGCGGTGGAATATCGGCCTTCCGCGTCCTTCGTTCCGTTCTTCCAGCTTTCCATGAATGGCACCGTTCCTTGCTGCTCCCCAGGAGGTGA